GAACTTAAAAGTTTTCTAAATCATCTAGTTAAATAACAACAATGAAAACTCACAATCTTGATGTAATGCAAGTTTCTCAAATCGAGAAAGATACCGAAGGTCATGAATTAGAGAAATTTCCATCTCTTGAAGAAGTTCAAGATTGGATTCTGTTATATATAGCTAATTTGCTAGAACTAGAAACAGAAGAAATTGATATCACTGTACCCTTTAGTACGTATGGATTAGATTCTTCTGTAGCAGTTGGTTTAACCGGTGATTTAGCAGATTGGCTAGGATTGGACTTAGACCCTACACTGCTCTATGACTACCCTACTATTGAAAGTCTTGTGCAGTATTTGAGTTCTGAATTGCATTAGAAACTAAAACTCAAGATTGTAGCAGTTGAGTTTTTCTAGTTTGTCAGGGATCAAAAGCTGGCTTATTTAAGTTTAAACAGAAAAGCCAATTTTTGATGTCATTGTTAAAAACTCATCTTATTTCTATCTTTTTGCATTCATCATTGAGGAGATAAATAGTGCAAACGACATCCAAAACAGTAGCCAATAAAGAACTATTATTGGATACATCGGAAA
The Nostoc punctiforme PCC 73102 genome window above contains:
- a CDS encoding acyl carrier protein, yielding MKTHNLDVMQVSQIEKDTEGHELEKFPSLEEVQDWILLYIANLLELETEEIDITVPFSTYGLDSSVAVGLTGDLADWLGLDLDPTLLYDYPTIESLVQYLSSELH